A region of bacterium DNA encodes the following proteins:
- the lpxC gene encoding UDP-3-O-acyl-N-acetylglucosamine deacetylase, with amino-acid sequence MTRQHTIVSPVTIRGVGLHTGREIGMVVRPAPPDSGIVFRRTDRPGAVIPARLDQVTGTSSCVALGGDAGVQTVEHLLSAARALGVDNLLAELDGPEVPGMDGSALPFVRALRDAGLRGQEAPRAILRLRAAVWAGDADAGWAVALPAERLSITCVVTLRAPAAGDQAATFDAGAGGYEETIAPARTWGYEGDAAALRARGLALGASLENTLAIGGSGFLNPPRFPNEPARHKVLDLLGDLALLGADLKAAVIAVRAGHTLHVALARALAAQPTRTEG; translated from the coding sequence GTGACCCGGCAGCACACGATCGTCTCGCCGGTCACGATCCGCGGGGTGGGCCTGCACACGGGCCGCGAGATCGGGATGGTGGTGCGCCCCGCTCCACCCGATTCCGGCATCGTCTTCCGCCGCACGGACCGGCCCGGCGCCGTCATCCCCGCGCGGCTGGACCAGGTCACCGGGACCTCGTCGTGCGTCGCGCTCGGCGGCGATGCCGGCGTGCAGACGGTGGAACATCTGCTCTCGGCCGCCCGGGCGCTCGGGGTGGACAATCTGCTCGCGGAGCTCGACGGCCCGGAAGTCCCCGGCATGGACGGCAGCGCGCTGCCGTTCGTTCGGGCACTGCGGGACGCGGGGCTGCGCGGGCAGGAGGCGCCCCGCGCAATCTTGAGATTGCGGGCGGCGGTGTGGGCCGGCGACGCGGACGCGGGGTGGGCGGTCGCGCTGCCGGCGGAGCGGCTTTCCATCACCTGTGTCGTCACGCTGCGCGCGCCCGCGGCGGGAGACCAGGCGGCGACGTTCGACGCCGGGGCGGGCGGCTACGAGGAGACCATCGCACCGGCGCGAACGTGGGGATACGAAGGCGACGCGGCGGCGCTGCGCGCGCGCGGCCTGGCCCTCGGCGCGTCGCTCGAGAACACGCTGGCAATCGGCGGAAGCGGCTTCCTCAACCCGCCGCGCTTCCCCAACGAGCCGGCGCGCCACAAGGTCCTCGACCTCTTGGGCGACCTCGCGCTGCTCGGCGCAGACCTGAAGGCCGCGGTGATCGCCGTCCGCGCCGGTCACACGCTGCACGTGGCGCTGGCACGGGCGCTCGCGGCGCAGCCGACGCGAACGGAGGGATGA
- the lpxD gene encoding UDP-3-O-(3-hydroxymyristoyl)glucosamine N-acyltransferase gives MRLADLAKRVGGTVSGDPDVEVVRVAPPSEAGPGAVVVVADPDLLPRIDGRASAVIVPEDAPATSGPAIRVRDPRLALAHALRALTPAARPVPGVHPTCVLAGPVRLGDGVFLGPYVVVGADVEIGDRAQIHAHGIVEDGVRIGPDAVLHARATIRRGCTLGARVVIQSGAVIGSDGFGYAQDAARRHIPIPQVGTVVLGDDVEVGANSAVDRATLGETRIGRGTKLDNYVHIGHNVEIGEDVAMAAACFIAGSVRIGNRVLIGGMSGVADHLTIGDDAVVLGDTGVTRDVPPRTVVAGRPARPRMEYHRAAAAARRLPDALRELADLRRRLERLEKP, from the coding sequence ATGCGGCTGGCGGATCTGGCCAAACGTGTCGGCGGCACCGTGAGCGGCGACCCCGACGTGGAGGTCGTCCGGGTGGCGCCGCCGTCCGAGGCCGGGCCCGGCGCGGTCGTGGTGGTCGCCGATCCGGACCTCCTGCCGCGCATCGACGGCCGGGCTTCCGCGGTGATCGTGCCCGAGGACGCGCCGGCGACGAGCGGGCCGGCGATCCGGGTGCGCGATCCGCGGCTGGCCCTCGCGCACGCGCTGCGCGCGCTGACCCCGGCCGCGCGGCCCGTGCCGGGCGTGCATCCGACCTGCGTCCTCGCCGGCCCCGTGCGGCTCGGCGACGGCGTCTTTCTCGGCCCGTACGTGGTCGTCGGCGCGGACGTGGAGATCGGCGACCGCGCGCAGATCCATGCCCACGGGATCGTCGAGGACGGCGTCCGGATCGGTCCGGACGCCGTGCTGCACGCGCGCGCGACGATTCGCCGCGGGTGCACGCTCGGCGCGCGGGTGGTGATCCAGTCGGGGGCCGTGATCGGCAGCGACGGCTTCGGGTACGCGCAGGACGCCGCGCGGCGCCACATCCCGATCCCGCAGGTGGGGACGGTCGTGCTCGGCGACGACGTCGAAGTCGGGGCGAACTCCGCGGTCGACCGCGCCACGCTGGGAGAAACGCGCATCGGCCGGGGCACAAAGCTCGACAACTACGTGCACATCGGCCATAACGTCGAGATCGGCGAGGACGTGGCGATGGCCGCGGCCTGTTTCATCGCCGGCAGCGTCCGGATCGGCAACCGCGTGCTGATCGGCGGCATGAGCGGGGTCGCCGACCACCTCACGATCGGCGACGACGCCGTCGTGCTCGGGGACACCGGGGTCACGCGCGACGTGCCGCCGCGAACCGTCGTCGCCGGCCGGCCGGCCCGGCCGCGGATGGAGTACCATCGCGCGGCGGCGGCGGCGCGGCGGCTGCCGGACGCGCTCCGGGAGCTCGCGGACCTGCGCCGGCGCCTCGAGCGGCTCGAGAAGCCGTAG
- a CDS encoding OmpH family outer membrane protein, with the protein MMRWNTRTLGIAIAVIVVLATAGYFAARSGPAFGQSMTIGYVDMARALDAHPGRASAESALRDYAQAQVADAQQKMKTMSATQKQDLQRQVDQQIFKKRAELLGGLDKDIRAAVERVAKQQGVSVVLSRDVVLYGGVDLTDQVIKVVSGK; encoded by the coding sequence ATGATGCGGTGGAACACGAGAACGCTGGGAATCGCGATCGCGGTGATCGTGGTGCTGGCGACGGCGGGCTACTTCGCCGCGCGGTCCGGCCCGGCGTTTGGACAGTCGATGACCATCGGGTACGTGGACATGGCGCGCGCGCTCGACGCGCACCCGGGCCGGGCGTCCGCCGAGTCGGCGCTGCGGGATTACGCGCAGGCGCAGGTCGCGGACGCGCAGCAGAAGATGAAGACCATGTCCGCGACGCAGAAGCAGGACCTGCAGCGCCAGGTCGACCAGCAGATCTTCAAGAAGCGCGCCGAGCTGCTCGGCGGGCTCGACAAGGACATCCGGGCCGCGGTTGAAAGGGTCGCGAAGCAGCAGGGCGTCAGCGTCGTCTTGAGCCGCGACGTCGTGCTGTACGGCGGTGTCGATCTGACGGACCAGGTGATCAAGGTCGTCAGTGGCAAATAG